Proteins from one Microbacterium proteolyticum genomic window:
- a CDS encoding type II toxin-antitoxin system VapB family antitoxin, producing the protein MALTSVDLDPRLIERARILTGEPSNRAVLDLALRRLIASKQKDAMIAGIAGLTDLEAELDSPVTAPTP; encoded by the coding sequence ATGGCACTCACCAGCGTCGATCTGGATCCACGACTCATCGAACGCGCGCGCATCCTCACCGGCGAGCCTTCCAACCGCGCGGTCCTGGACCTCGCTCTCCGTCGCCTCATCGCATCGAAGCAGAAGGACGCGATGATCGCCGGAATCGCCGGCCTCACCGACCTCGAAGCCGAACTGGACTCGCCCGTCACCGCCCCGACCCCGTGA
- a CDS encoding esterase/lipase family protein: protein MTDAVVLVSGGAAVTPYTDPQHAAATGLAAGNTMTALRAHFLARGIRVFTAPARIGTGEVREDAGWQGFSDVPVVLPAGVTINAVGRVDDAGVALAGFLRHLAAEEDVASVALVGHSMGGLFSRAAIRELGGDGPLVERLVTLGTPWDGSVLGDLLDDEITEADAHGDPATLQIFAEARPYADANSQGAAAEVSRRFLRGWNDAQAGVLDGIPVTAIGAGYFAAAADPVQLWPHDGLVSMTSGRADEVPAAVLPEVDRHSFPDHVHSIFFAEGFGLPWERALTWGPEVFAVVDGALGL from the coding sequence ATGACCGATGCCGTCGTCCTCGTCTCCGGCGGCGCCGCCGTCACCCCGTACACCGACCCGCAGCACGCGGCTGCGACCGGCCTGGCGGCGGGCAACACGATGACCGCCCTCCGCGCGCACTTCCTCGCCCGTGGCATCCGGGTCTTCACGGCTCCCGCCCGCATCGGTACGGGGGAGGTGCGGGAGGATGCCGGATGGCAGGGCTTCTCGGACGTTCCCGTCGTCCTGCCCGCCGGGGTCACGATCAACGCCGTCGGCCGCGTCGACGACGCCGGTGTCGCGCTCGCCGGGTTCCTCCGGCATCTCGCCGCCGAGGAGGACGTCGCCAGCGTCGCGCTCGTCGGCCACTCGATGGGCGGGCTGTTCTCGCGCGCGGCGATCCGCGAGCTGGGCGGCGACGGTCCGCTCGTGGAGCGTCTCGTCACGCTCGGAACCCCGTGGGACGGGTCGGTGCTCGGCGACCTGCTCGACGACGAGATCACCGAGGCCGACGCCCACGGCGACCCGGCGACGCTGCAGATCTTCGCCGAGGCGCGTCCGTATGCGGATGCCAACTCCCAGGGCGCCGCGGCCGAGGTGTCGCGGCGATTCCTCCGCGGTTGGAACGACGCGCAGGCGGGTGTGCTCGACGGCATCCCCGTGACCGCGATCGGCGCCGGCTACTTCGCCGCGGCGGCCGATCCGGTGCAGCTGTGGCCGCACGACGGCCTCGTGTCGATGACCAGTGGACGCGCGGACGAGGTGCCCGCCGCGGTGCTGCCCGAGGTCGACCGGCACTCGTTCCCCGACCACGTGCACAGCATCTTCTTCGCCGAGGGATTCGGTCTCCCGTGGGAGCGGGCGCTGACGTGGGGCCCCGAGGTGTTCGCCGTGGTGGACGGAGCGCTCGGACTCTGA
- a CDS encoding glutathione peroxidase, translating to MDLSGIPITTIRGEQTTFGALTEGKAALVVNVASRCGLAPQYEALEALHKKYADRGFTVIGFPSNQFLQELSDEEKIAEYCSVTWGVTFPMSEKVKVNGRSAHPLYQELTRTPDAEGKKGRISWNFEKFVVFPDGRVVRFSPRTLPDAPEVVSAIEEALPH from the coding sequence ATGGACCTGTCCGGCATCCCGATCACCACCATCCGTGGCGAGCAGACCACCTTCGGTGCCCTCACCGAGGGCAAGGCGGCGCTCGTCGTCAACGTCGCCTCGCGCTGCGGCCTCGCGCCGCAGTACGAAGCGCTCGAAGCTCTGCACAAGAAGTACGCCGACCGCGGGTTCACGGTGATCGGCTTCCCCAGCAACCAGTTCCTGCAGGAGCTCAGCGACGAAGAGAAGATCGCCGAGTACTGCTCGGTGACGTGGGGCGTGACCTTCCCGATGTCCGAGAAGGTCAAGGTCAACGGGCGCAGCGCCCACCCGCTCTACCAGGAGCTCACGCGGACCCCGGATGCCGAGGGCAAGAAGGGCCGCATCTCGTGGAACTTCGAGAAGTTCGTCGTCTTCCCCGACGGCCGCGTCGTCCGCTTCAGCCCGCGCACCCTGCCCGACGCCCCCGAGGTCGTCTCCGCGATCGAAGAGGCGCTGCCGCACTGA
- a CDS encoding O-antigen ligase family protein: MTIGSLVLISACAISVWVVLRAPASAAPARAVAAIIVISTLVPVGSVRDQTMAMTALATIVLLGLFAVVRRDASTPWPPLWGACLFAAFGLWLILRILGQFSAASTLLQAGMLASAMALAFVVPLLRKEDLPAVADTFLWLVLAHTAYAALEQTGTVDAIWPLRVESLENIDDRANVLIPALTGRSQSTFGHPIPFAVFASVAALVLIHATAQTRRWRYAGGAVVAAAALALSGTRSAVVALLAALLAYGLANLRWRRLLVMIAGAGVLAIAALLVDLPTLLALDGRFESSVSYIHRSLVVGSWDALWARGEAAVVFGSGAGASAELFRAGIVRGASNLLYFDNAYVSLFALSGLVALVLFCAVLGRALFGGALAIGGATFLGVMGFSFDEQQWQIVLILLAFCALLPRAFGTVSRRSDALDASDGASHPPSDTRRTAITAET, encoded by the coding sequence ATGACGATCGGCTCCCTGGTTCTGATCTCGGCCTGCGCGATCAGCGTGTGGGTGGTGCTCCGCGCCCCGGCGTCGGCGGCGCCGGCCCGCGCGGTCGCGGCGATCATCGTGATCTCGACCCTGGTCCCCGTCGGATCGGTCCGGGATCAGACGATGGCGATGACGGCGCTCGCCACGATCGTCCTGCTGGGTCTGTTCGCCGTGGTCCGGCGCGACGCCTCGACGCCGTGGCCGCCGCTGTGGGGGGCGTGCCTGTTCGCCGCGTTCGGCCTCTGGCTGATCCTCCGCATCCTCGGCCAGTTCTCTGCCGCGTCCACGCTGCTGCAGGCGGGGATGCTCGCCTCCGCGATGGCGCTGGCCTTCGTCGTCCCGCTGCTGCGGAAGGAAGACCTCCCCGCTGTGGCGGACACGTTCCTGTGGCTCGTCCTCGCGCACACCGCCTACGCCGCTCTCGAACAGACCGGCACCGTGGACGCGATCTGGCCCCTCCGGGTGGAATCGCTGGAGAACATCGACGATCGGGCCAACGTGCTCATCCCCGCCCTCACCGGCCGATCGCAGAGCACCTTCGGGCACCCGATCCCGTTCGCCGTCTTCGCCAGCGTCGCGGCGCTCGTGCTGATCCACGCCACCGCGCAGACACGGCGCTGGCGGTATGCGGGCGGGGCCGTCGTCGCGGCGGCCGCCCTCGCCCTGTCGGGCACCCGGAGCGCCGTCGTCGCGCTCCTCGCGGCGCTCCTGGCGTACGGGCTCGCCAATCTGCGGTGGCGGCGGCTGCTGGTCATGATCGCCGGGGCGGGAGTGCTCGCGATCGCCGCACTCCTGGTCGACCTGCCGACCCTCCTCGCCCTCGACGGACGGTTCGAGTCCTCGGTGTCGTACATCCACCGCTCGCTCGTGGTCGGGTCGTGGGACGCGTTGTGGGCGCGCGGCGAGGCCGCGGTCGTATTCGGCTCGGGGGCGGGGGCGAGTGCGGAACTCTTCCGCGCGGGCATCGTGCGCGGGGCGAGCAACCTCCTCTACTTCGACAACGCCTACGTGTCGCTGTTCGCCCTGTCCGGACTCGTCGCGCTCGTCCTGTTCTGCGCGGTGCTGGGGCGCGCGCTTTTCGGCGGCGCGCTGGCGATCGGCGGCGCGACGTTCCTCGGGGTCATGGGCTTCTCGTTCGACGAGCAGCAGTGGCAGATCGTCCTGATCCTGCTGGCCTTCTGCGCTCTGCTGCCGCGCGCGTTCGGCACGGTCTCGCGTCGCAGCGATGCCCTCGATGCGAGCGACGGGGCGTCTCATCCCCCGTCGGACACCCGGCGCACGGCGATCACCGCGGAGACGTAG
- a CDS encoding D-arabinono-1,4-lactone oxidase: MTLTRSSGTNWSGNHRYRAAETLLPTDLDELAAAVSAADSLRVQATRHTFTDVGDTDGSLISLENLPARIEVDGERVRVEGLVTFAQLAPVLEAEGRALHNLGSLPHISVAGAAATGTHGSGTRNGNLSSAVTALEIMDAAGDHHFVHGEHPWFPAAALGLGAFGVMTAVELRTVPTYTVTAEAYTGVAWDDIVADPRRLFASAYSVSVFTTWGDPAHDLVWVKTTDADPEAGYVTDLGGRPIGDDLHLGRIRTVGNTTERGTPGPWHTRLPHFRAEALPSDGDEIQSEYFVPLDAAADALAAVRAVASDIDPVLLVTELRTVAADDLWLSPAYRRDVLAIHFTWRNDNAGVAAVLPAIEAALAPFDARPHWGKAFTMPGETIRATLPHVEDFLAAARETDPRGVFRNAFLERTLGL, translated from the coding sequence ATGACGCTCACCCGCTCCTCCGGCACGAACTGGTCGGGGAACCACCGCTACCGCGCCGCCGAGACACTGCTGCCCACAGACCTCGACGAGCTCGCGGCGGCGGTCTCGGCCGCGGATTCGCTCCGCGTCCAGGCCACCCGCCACACGTTCACCGATGTCGGCGACACCGACGGGTCGTTGATCTCGCTCGAGAACCTGCCCGCGCGGATCGAGGTCGACGGCGAGCGCGTCCGCGTCGAGGGGCTGGTGACGTTCGCGCAGCTCGCACCCGTGCTCGAGGCCGAGGGGCGCGCCCTCCACAACCTCGGCTCGCTCCCCCACATCTCCGTCGCCGGCGCCGCCGCGACCGGCACCCACGGCTCCGGCACCCGCAACGGCAACCTCTCGAGCGCCGTGACCGCCCTGGAGATCATGGATGCCGCCGGCGACCACCACTTCGTCCACGGCGAGCACCCGTGGTTCCCGGCGGCCGCGCTCGGTCTCGGCGCCTTCGGTGTCATGACGGCCGTGGAGCTCCGCACCGTCCCGACCTACACCGTGACGGCCGAGGCCTACACGGGCGTCGCGTGGGACGACATCGTGGCCGACCCGCGGCGTCTGTTCGCGAGCGCGTACAGCGTCAGCGTCTTCACGACGTGGGGCGACCCCGCCCACGATCTCGTCTGGGTCAAGACGACGGATGCCGATCCCGAAGCCGGCTACGTGACCGACCTGGGCGGCCGCCCGATCGGCGACGACCTGCACCTCGGTCGCATCCGCACCGTGGGCAACACGACCGAGCGCGGGACGCCCGGCCCGTGGCACACCCGCCTCCCCCACTTCCGCGCCGAAGCCCTGCCCAGCGACGGCGACGAGATCCAGTCCGAGTACTTCGTCCCCCTGGATGCCGCGGCGGACGCGCTCGCGGCGGTGCGGGCCGTGGCATCCGACATCGATCCGGTGCTGCTCGTGACGGAGCTGCGGACCGTCGCGGCCGACGACCTGTGGCTCAGCCCCGCATACCGGCGCGACGTCCTCGCGATCCACTTCACGTGGCGCAACGACAACGCCGGGGTCGCGGCGGTGCTGCCCGCCATCGAGGCCGCGCTGGCCCCCTTCGACGCCCGCCCTCACTGGGGCAAGGCGTTCACGATGCCCGGGGAGACGATCCGCGCGACCCTCCCGCACGTCGAGGATTTCCTGGCCGCGGCGCGGGAGACCGACCCGCGGGGCGTCTTCCGCAATGCGTTCCTGGAGCGCACGCTCGGGCTGTGA
- a CDS encoding ROK family transcriptional regulator, with protein MVTASRGDGMRRANLALVLRTVHREGPRSRAALTEATGLNRSTIADLVGELVGDGLVVERAPDPVGRVGRPSPTVSPDPRVVAIGVNPEVDALDIGAFALDGTAVARERLPQTGLLTPERTAELVGERLAAWADGPLRGRRTVGVGVAVPGPVRAADGLVRTAPHLEWTDAAIGTLVTEATGLPARVGNDAALGALAEYLFGAARGAHDVVYLNGGASGIGGAVIVGGTPLGGAGGYAGEFGQNRPGIVDAADRRAADGVLEDEVSRARLLAALHLDAVDDSVLAEALASTDDPGAHAETARQRRILATALANAANVLNPAVIVLGGFLATLAALDLDGLDAAVRAQTMPACAEDLRLRVAALGENRLLVGAAEAVFEAELFPTP; from the coding sequence ATGGTCACCGCGAGCAGGGGCGACGGCATGCGCCGCGCGAACCTCGCGCTCGTGCTGCGCACCGTGCACCGCGAGGGTCCGCGCTCGCGCGCCGCACTGACCGAGGCGACGGGTCTGAACCGCTCGACGATCGCCGACCTCGTGGGCGAGCTCGTGGGTGACGGCCTCGTCGTCGAGCGCGCCCCCGACCCGGTCGGCCGCGTCGGCCGCCCCTCGCCGACCGTCTCCCCGGATCCGCGCGTGGTCGCGATCGGCGTGAACCCCGAGGTCGACGCGCTCGACATCGGAGCGTTCGCCCTCGACGGCACGGCGGTCGCGCGCGAACGCCTCCCGCAGACCGGGCTGCTGACCCCCGAGCGCACCGCCGAGCTCGTCGGCGAACGCCTGGCCGCGTGGGCCGACGGCCCCTTGCGCGGACGCCGTACGGTCGGGGTGGGCGTCGCCGTCCCGGGGCCGGTGCGCGCCGCCGACGGCCTCGTCCGCACCGCCCCGCACCTGGAGTGGACGGATGCCGCGATCGGCACCCTCGTCACGGAAGCGACGGGGCTGCCGGCCCGCGTGGGCAACGACGCCGCCCTCGGCGCGCTGGCGGAGTACCTCTTCGGCGCCGCCCGCGGCGCGCACGACGTCGTGTACCTCAACGGCGGGGCGAGCGGCATCGGCGGCGCCGTCATCGTCGGCGGGACACCACTCGGCGGGGCCGGGGGCTACGCGGGCGAGTTCGGGCAGAACCGTCCGGGGATCGTGGATGCCGCCGACCGCCGCGCTGCGGACGGTGTGCTCGAGGACGAGGTGAGCCGCGCGCGGCTCCTCGCGGCTCTGCACCTCGACGCGGTCGACGACTCGGTGCTCGCCGAGGCCCTGGCATCCACCGACGATCCGGGAGCGCACGCCGAGACGGCACGGCAGCGGCGCATCCTCGCCACGGCGCTCGCGAACGCCGCGAACGTCCTCAACCCCGCGGTGATCGTGCTGGGCGGCTTCCTCGCGACGCTGGCGGCGCTCGACCTCGACGGCCTCGACGCCGCGGTGCGCGCGCAGACCATGCCCGCGTGCGCCGAGGACCTGCGGCTGCGCGTCGCCGCGCTGGGCGAGAACCGCCTGCTCGTGGGGGCGGCCGAGGCGGTGTTCGAGGCGGAGCTCTTCCCGACTCCCTGA
- a CDS encoding PIN domain-containing protein yields MTDYLVDKSVWARLASGDPAIRTRLDKIARSPSDLFVTCPPQVLEFCHSARTPEEHAHYLEQMSLGFPLERAPDESLAVGIQSALWNAGLVRAAGAVDILIAAYAIANEATILSADHDFDHIAAVSDLAHEFVSSTF; encoded by the coding sequence GTGACGGACTACCTGGTCGACAAATCGGTCTGGGCACGCTTGGCTTCGGGCGACCCCGCCATCCGGACGCGGCTCGACAAGATCGCTCGCTCACCGTCGGACCTCTTCGTCACGTGCCCTCCCCAGGTGTTGGAGTTCTGCCACAGCGCCCGTACGCCCGAGGAGCACGCGCACTACCTCGAGCAGATGTCGCTCGGCTTCCCCCTCGAACGCGCGCCCGACGAGTCACTCGCCGTCGGCATCCAATCCGCACTCTGGAATGCCGGCCTCGTGCGTGCGGCGGGCGCGGTGGACATCCTGATCGCCGCGTACGCGATCGCCAACGAGGCGACCATCCTCAGCGCCGACCACGACTTCGACCACATCGCCGCTGTGAGCGACCTCGCTCACGAGTTCGTCTCCTCGACGTTCTGA